From the genome of Proteus vulgaris, one region includes:
- a CDS encoding ABC transporter ATP-binding protein, protein MLIDIHDLHVQFEQGKQAKHVVKGINLHVQQGETFSLIGRSGCGKSTVLRVIAGLLPHWQGDMSLLGQTIKPQQRFQGALRRNVQMVFQDPYASLHPQHRIERAFSEPLKIHQISFDNSTIEQALAQVGLSADVASRYPHQLSGGQRQRVAIARALLLQPQLLLLDEPTSALDMSVQAEILNLLNTLKKQHNMTYLLVSHDADVIAHMSDRAALMENGELTQHYDRDALSKGIHRLD, encoded by the coding sequence ATGCTAATTGATATTCATGATTTACATGTTCAATTTGAGCAAGGCAAACAAGCAAAGCATGTTGTAAAAGGGATCAACTTACATGTCCAACAAGGTGAAACCTTTAGCTTGATAGGTCGTTCTGGTTGTGGAAAATCGACTGTTTTACGTGTCATTGCTGGATTATTGCCCCATTGGCAAGGTGACATGTCACTTTTAGGGCAAACCATTAAACCACAACAACGTTTTCAAGGCGCATTGCGCCGTAATGTGCAGATGGTATTTCAAGATCCCTATGCCTCTTTACATCCCCAACACCGTATTGAGCGTGCTTTTTCTGAGCCTTTGAAAATTCATCAAATTTCTTTTGATAACAGCACAATTGAACAGGCATTAGCTCAAGTCGGCTTATCTGCGGATGTGGCAAGTCGTTATCCTCATCAACTCTCTGGTGGGCAACGCCAACGAGTTGCCATTGCAAGAGCCCTTTTGCTACAACCTCAATTGTTATTATTAGATGAACCAACTTCAGCATTGGATATGTCAGTACAAGCCGAGATCTTAAATCTGCTTAATACTCTAAAAAAACAGCATAATATGACTTATTTATTAGTGAGTCATGATGCCGATGTGATTGCTCATATGTCTGATAGAGCCGCATTAATGGAAAATGGCGAATTGACTCAACACTATGATAGAGATGCGTTATCAAAAGGAATTCATCGTCTTGATTAA
- a CDS encoding YchE family NAAT transporter, whose translation MGSLLDLSGYIKFFVGLFAIVNPIGILPVFISMTSYQTDAGRNRTNLIANGSVAIILVSSLLIGDSILSIFGISIDSFRIAGGMLIVTIAMTMINGRLGEDKQNNQERNESAVRNSVAVVPLALPLMAGPGAISSCIVWSSRWEGFTNFLGLAATSIFFAFCCWLLFRSATLLVKYLGQTGINVVTRIMGLLLMSLGIEFIVTGLRSIFPGLLV comes from the coding sequence ATGGGGTCACTGCTGGATTTATCCGGTTATATTAAGTTTTTTGTGGGTCTTTTTGCGATTGTAAACCCAATTGGTATTTTGCCTGTTTTTATTAGTATGACGAGTTATCAAACGGATGCGGGGCGAAACAGAACAAACTTAATTGCAAATGGCTCCGTTGCAATTATTTTGGTTTCATCTCTGTTAATTGGTGATTCTATACTGAGTATTTTCGGTATTTCTATCGACTCGTTTCGTATAGCAGGAGGGATGCTGATTGTTACAATTGCCATGACCATGATAAATGGGCGTTTAGGGGAAGATAAACAAAACAATCAAGAACGAAACGAATCCGCCGTACGTAATAGTGTTGCTGTTGTGCCTCTAGCGTTACCATTAATGGCAGGGCCTGGGGCAATTAGTTCTTGTATTGTGTGGAGTTCTCGCTGGGAAGGCTTTACTAACTTTTTAGGATTAGCTGCAACCAGTATCTTTTTTGCATTTTGCTGTTGGTTGCTTTTTCGTAGTGCAACACTGTTAGTGAAATACTTGGGACAAACGGGAATTAACGTGGTAACCCGTATAATGGGATTATTATTAATGTCTTTAGGTATTGAGTTTATTGTGACCGGTTTGCGTTCTATTTTTCCGGGCTTATTAGTTTAA
- the adhE gene encoding bifunctional acetaldehyde-CoA/alcohol dehydrogenase: MSVTNVTELNDLVARVKKAQREFANFSQEQVDAIFRAAALAAADARIPLAKLAVKESGMGIVEDKVIKNHFASEYIYNAYKDEKTCGILSEDLTYGTMTIAEPIGIICGIVPTTNPTSTAIFKALISLKTRNGIIFSPHPRAKEATNRAAEIVLNAAIAAGAPKDIIGWIDEPSVALSNALMHHEDINLILATGGPGMVKAAYSSGKPAIGVGAGNTPVVIDDSADIKRAVASILMSKTFDNGVICASEQSVIVVDSIYKQVRERFSTHGGYMLTGKELKAVQDIILKDGNLNAAIVGQPATKIAEMAGIEVPVNTKILIGEVKETTEAEPFAHEKLSPLLAMYHAQTFEDAVHKAEKLVEMGGIGHTSCLYTDQDNCPEHVAYFGDKMKTSRILINTPASQGGIGDLYNFKLAPSLTLGCGSWGGNSISENVGPKHLINTKTVAKRAENMLWHKLPKSIYFRRGCLPIALEEIASDGKKRAFIVTDGFLFNNGYVDEVTRVLKKFGVETEVFFEVEADPTLSVVRKGAEQMNSFKPDVIIALGGGSPMDAAKIMWVMYEHPETHFEELALRFMDIRKRIYKFPKMGVKAQMVAITTTSGTGSEVTPFAVVTDDETGQKYPLADYALTPDMAIVDANLVMNMPKSLCAFGGLDAVTHALEAYVSVLANEYSDGQALQALKLLKEYLPASYHEGAKNPVARERVHNAATIAGIAFANAFLGVCHSMAHKLGSEFHIPHGLANALLISNVIRYNANDNPTKQTAFSQYDRPQARRRYAEIADHLELSAPGDRTAAKIEKLLAWLEEMKSSLGIPSSIREAGVQESDFLARIDKLSEDAFDDQCTGANPRYPLISELKQLLLDSYYGREFNEHPVVEVKEESKPAKKSSKK; this comes from the coding sequence ATGTCTGTAACTAACGTTACTGAACTCAATGATTTGGTTGCTCGTGTAAAAAAAGCTCAACGTGAATTTGCTAACTTCTCTCAAGAACAAGTTGATGCAATTTTCCGCGCTGCTGCATTAGCTGCCGCTGACGCCCGTATTCCTCTGGCAAAATTGGCTGTGAAAGAATCTGGCATGGGTATCGTTGAAGATAAAGTAATTAAAAACCACTTTGCTTCCGAATATATCTACAATGCATATAAAGATGAAAAAACCTGTGGGATCTTATCTGAAGATCTGACTTACGGCACAATGACTATCGCTGAACCTATTGGTATCATTTGCGGTATTGTACCGACCACTAACCCAACTTCTACTGCGATTTTTAAAGCATTAATTAGCTTAAAAACACGTAACGGTATTATTTTCTCGCCACACCCACGCGCTAAAGAAGCAACAAATCGCGCTGCAGAAATCGTTTTAAATGCAGCTATCGCTGCGGGTGCGCCAAAAGACATTATTGGTTGGATTGATGAGCCATCAGTCGCCCTCTCTAACGCATTAATGCACCATGAAGATATCAACCTGATCTTAGCAACAGGTGGTCCAGGCATGGTTAAAGCAGCATATAGTTCAGGTAAACCTGCTATCGGTGTCGGTGCGGGTAATACACCAGTTGTTATTGATGACTCAGCAGATATCAAACGTGCTGTAGCATCAATCTTAATGTCTAAAACCTTCGATAACGGCGTAATTTGTGCGTCAGAACAATCTGTTATCGTTGTTGATAGCATCTATAAACAAGTTCGTGAGCGTTTCTCAACTCACGGCGGTTATATGCTAACAGGCAAAGAATTAAAAGCTGTTCAAGATATCATCTTAAAAGACGGTAACTTAAATGCGGCTATCGTAGGTCAGCCAGCAACAAAAATTGCTGAAATGGCTGGCATTGAAGTGCCTGTAAACACCAAAATTTTAATTGGTGAAGTAAAAGAAACAACCGAAGCAGAGCCATTTGCTCACGAGAAATTATCTCCACTATTAGCAATGTACCACGCTCAAACTTTTGAAGATGCGGTACATAAAGCAGAAAAATTAGTTGAAATGGGTGGTATCGGTCATACATCTTGCTTATATACAGACCAAGATAATTGCCCTGAACATGTTGCCTATTTTGGCGATAAAATGAAAACATCTCGTATCTTAATCAATACTCCAGCATCTCAAGGTGGTATTGGTGACTTATACAACTTTAAACTTGCTCCTTCTCTAACCTTAGGTTGTGGTTCATGGGGTGGTAACTCCATTTCAGAAAACGTAGGGCCAAAACACCTTATCAACACTAAAACCGTGGCGAAAAGAGCAGAAAATATGTTGTGGCATAAACTTCCTAAATCTATTTACTTCCGCCGTGGCTGTTTACCTATCGCACTGGAAGAAATTGCGAGTGACGGTAAAAAACGCGCCTTTATCGTAACCGACGGTTTCTTATTCAATAACGGTTATGTCGATGAAGTAACTCGTGTACTGAAAAAATTTGGTGTTGAAACCGAAGTCTTCTTTGAAGTTGAAGCCGATCCAACATTGAGTGTTGTGCGTAAAGGCGCAGAACAAATGAACAGCTTTAAACCTGACGTGATCATCGCATTAGGTGGTGGTTCACCAATGGATGCTGCAAAAATTATGTGGGTTATGTATGAGCACCCAGAAACTCATTTCGAAGAATTAGCACTACGCTTTATGGATATCCGTAAACGTATTTACAAATTCCCAAAAATGGGTGTGAAAGCACAAATGGTTGCTATCACCACAACATCGGGTACTGGCTCTGAAGTAACACCTTTTGCGGTAGTAACTGATGACGAAACTGGTCAAAAATACCCATTAGCAGACTATGCATTAACACCTGATATGGCTATTGTTGATGCAAACCTTGTTATGAATATGCCTAAATCACTATGTGCATTTGGTGGTTTAGACGCAGTGACTCACGCATTAGAAGCTTATGTTTCTGTATTAGCGAACGAATATTCTGATGGACAAGCACTGCAAGCATTGAAACTACTGAAAGAATATCTGCCAGCAAGTTATCATGAAGGTGCTAAAAACCCAGTTGCTCGTGAACGTGTTCATAATGCGGCAACTATTGCTGGTATTGCTTTTGCAAACGCATTCTTGGGTGTTTGTCACTCAATGGCGCATAAATTAGGCTCTGAATTCCATATTCCTCATGGTTTAGCTAATGCGTTATTAATTTCAAACGTTATTCGTTATAACGCAAATGACAACCCAACAAAACAGACTGCATTTAGCCAATACGACCGCCCTCAAGCTCGTCGTCGCTATGCAGAAATTGCTGACCACTTAGAGCTTTCTGCACCGGGTGATCGTACTGCGGCTAAGATTGAAAAATTATTAGCATGGTTAGAAGAAATGAAATCTTCATTAGGTATTCCATCTTCTATTCGTGAAGCAGGCGTCCAAGAAAGTGATTTCTTAGCAAGAATTGATAAGTTATCTGAAGATGCATTTGATGATCAGTGTACTGGTGCTAACCCACGTTACCCACTGATCTCTGAACTGAAACAACTATTATTAGATTCTTACTACGGTCGTGAATTTAATGAACATCCTGTTGTGGAAGTAAAGGAAGAATCAAAACCAGCTAAAAAAAGCAGTAAAAAATAA
- a CDS encoding thymidine kinase, whose translation MAQLYFYYSAMNAGKSTSLLQSSYNYNERGMRTLIFTAAIDTRFAKGKISSRIGLSADALLFSDDMNIRDVIVAEHNKQPIHCVLIDECQFLSKAHVEQLCEITDTYDIPVLTYGLRTDFRGELFTGSAYLLAWADKLVELKTVCYCGRKANKVLRLDDKGNVLSDGAQVEIGGNEKYVSVCRKHYTQATLKGSIEQE comes from the coding sequence ATGGCTCAGCTTTACTTTTATTATTCAGCTATGAATGCTGGAAAATCAACATCTTTATTGCAATCCTCTTATAACTATAATGAGCGAGGAATGCGTACATTGATTTTTACAGCGGCTATTGATACACGCTTTGCAAAGGGAAAAATTAGTTCAAGAATTGGCTTAAGTGCTGATGCATTGCTCTTCAGTGATGATATGAATATTCGTGATGTTATTGTTGCTGAGCATAACAAACAACCTATTCATTGTGTATTAATTGATGAATGCCAATTTTTAAGTAAGGCTCATGTAGAACAACTTTGCGAAATAACGGACACCTATGATATTCCAGTTCTTACTTATGGTTTAAGAACAGATTTTAGAGGTGAGTTATTTACAGGTAGTGCTTATTTATTAGCGTGGGCAGATAAGTTAGTAGAGCTTAAAACAGTGTGTTACTGCGGTAGAAAAGCAAATAAAGTATTACGCTTAGATGATAAAGGAAATGTGCTGAGCGATGGTGCTCAAGTTGAAATTGGCGGAAATGAAAAATATGTTTCAGTTTGCCGTAAGCATTATACTCAGGCAACGCTAAAAGGGAGTATTGAACAAGAGTAA